GGCAGTTTGAATATGCAGACTGGTAAATGCGCACCGCCGAGTCGCAGACTCGCATGATGCAGTCGAGTTCATCTAGCTGTTTGTGTGACCCGTGGGCGTGTTGGCTAACAAAGCCGCATCCCTTGTTCGTGTTGTTGGTGGAAAAGACAAATCAAATACCGAATCCATTTGACACTCACTGTCACACAAGACGTTGCCGCCTTCAGCCCGCGGATTCGCAAAAATCCGCCGTTGGGGTTCGACAGGACTAGTTCACTGGCGGCGTTTGTGCTTTTCATCGCGCCCGGGGACCAGTCAGAAACGGTTGTGGTGACGGCCAAGCATAAATGGACATCTATTCTCGGAAAACCGGGAATGAATAGATGAAGCGACGCCGGAAAGCGTGCTGCATCTGCGACGTACACGCAGATCGGAGACGGGCCTCAGGAGAGGCCGCCCAATGTCGCACACAGGTGAAAGATCATCATCAGCTGCGTCTTGGACGCCAAACTCGTCTCCAGCTTGTCTCACTCAGTCCGACACGACGTGTCGGCAACACTGGAGACCACCACAGCGCCGAACatttaccccccccccccccccccccccccccccacgtCGAGCTTGTTGTGGCTTAGATGGTGCTGACGGTAGGGAAAACATTGGCACCCATCGAAGTGTGTTGGAGGGGGGCATGATGCGGACTGGATCCTGGGGCGGTTCAATTGCGGGGCTTGGCCACATGCACTCACGCAGGAGTCTGCAGGAGTGGCCGTTGATATGTTCGAATGCACAGGCAGagtcttcttttccttgccgtTGGCGTGCTGTGCCGTAGGGAACAAGGCGGGAATTCTTCCGGTTCACCAACAAGGAGTAGATAAGACGGCAGGCCAACCGGGCGGATAGGCTTCTGGGTGAATGAGGAGAAGCCGGGAACGGGGGCGGCCTTGTGCGATGGGTAATTCGAATGTCTAAGAGTAGGCGCAGTGCAATTGATAGATGTGATAGAGGATTTCAAAGCGTACTTCTGGGCTGGACACGTCAACTCGGGCGACGGCTATACGGATCAGATCAGATGCAATGGGTCAGCCAAGgagcacggcgtcgacggcgggggtTTCCTGGCAACGGTGGCTCTAGTCGTTATCAATATCTGGCGAGTACGCAAAAGGGGCATTCGAATTCGATAGTCTGTGTTTCTTATCGAGTAGCCCAAAGGCATGGCGTGGCGCATGAGGCGTTGAGCATGAGAGTCTCGAGAGGAAGCGTGAATGGACGCCAGGTTAACGGCTTGAAAGTTGACCAGCCAATTGCCCCGGACTGTCTTTGGGGCAGAGCGACATGTCGTCATTGTCGGCCGGATGAGGAACGAAATAGATCAGCCAAGGTTTTTGAGGAGCGAATGGGTTGTATGCGGGCTCGGTGTGCttttgtttgtgtgtgtgtgtgtgcatcAGTTGGCGTAGAGGGCGGGTGGGTGAGTAAGGTGAGGCGGGATCGCAGCATTGCGTCGAGAAGGTTTcgcttggggggggggggggggggggggggggaagcaaTCAGTACCtcaggtacctaggtaggtggGTATGGATAGATCTCTAAGATGCCCCTTGCCTTCGGTACTCTGTACAGTACAAAAACTTCAATGGTGAGGACCAAAAGACCAGAGGGAAGGAACGCTAGTGAAAAGCTGCCCCGGGCCCCCCGTCCGAGTCCATCTTTCATCCTGCATTTGCACTTACGCTTGCACTTACACTTGCCTTGCGGGAATGAAGGTCACATTGGAAGGTTGCGAGATTCGTCGCGGCCTCAACGTCCATTTGAAGAAGCTGCCACCCAGCTGAGCCATGATTGGCCAGCGTCTCTTATCTCTCGGCAAGGGTGGGTCGTCTCTTCTTAGCGTCATCTTGGCGCTGATAAGGCGAGCCAGGCGAGCCAGGGGACCAGTGGTCCTTCGTGCAGCAAGCAGGGGTTAGTGgcaccatccatcccatgTGCTCTTTCCTTTCCGCGGCCGACTGGACCAAAGGcaaagggggagagagtcCACTGATTGATGATTGGTAACGACCTTCCTCACTTCTAACTTCCAACGCTTTCATCGCTTCCACGGGCATGTTCTTCATGTTTGACGTCAAGCTCCGGTTTCTGGTGCTGCCAACCCAGAAACAACACTCATCTTTTCCCAAAGAGAGTCACTGATATCAAAGTCAAGTCGTGCGCTGTTTGTCGACAGCAACACAGAGTGCGTATCGGGGACCTCcagctggctgctgctgctggacaACATTCGTGTGCTGTTCCGCGCTGTCATCCCGCCAGCACCATGCCACCAACTGCTTTCGCCAAGGGAAGCCGGTCGTGCCGGGTGCTCTGCTTTGGGTCTTGATGCTCGATACGCATCGATAGGCACCCATGACTCCACGAGATAAGGCGCCATCCCACTCATCCACCGCCATCCACTGATTAACCTACATATCAGTTCTCGTCAGCCGGCCCTCTGTATCGCCGATAAGTCTTGAGCCACATTTCTTTTGCTTTTGTGCCTGTCTGCAATTTTCAGGGTATAACGTGGTTCCTCTCTCGAGTCTTGAAATTTCCCTCATCTTCTTCCCCGTCTCCCATAGTCTCAAGCCTCTGTCGTTGGCTGCCAGAGAGGTCAGGCTTCAAAACAATCACCTCTTGCCATTTACAACACCACACAATGAGCCGATCGGTAAAGCCCAGGGCTGTCGCTTTTGATTTGCTTACACACAGGTAGGTAGTTAGTTGAATTGGCCGAATAACAACGCGCAGAGCTACTTCAACGGCCGCACAGGAACTTTTTAAGGTTCTTAGATCACCACGTTCCTGCTCCTGTCGTCCCGCCGCCATGGTTCTGTCCCACTGCCTTGCGTCGTTGCGGGCGTTTCTTCACTCGTTTCGTCTCTCCTTGGCCGGCGTCCAAGCGCATGTAAACCATACGTACAGCTCTGTTTCTCTACCAACGGGCGCCCTTCGTTCACGTGCTTGCGGGCGCAACCAGAATCGCTTCTATATATCTCtttctcctctccctccgtCTCAACCACGAATTCACTTCTGGGGTTTGCGACTTTGCGAAGCAACTGTCACCACGGTTGTACATGAATATTGAAACATGCCCATTAGTGTTAACATGTTGGACTCCCCGATCAATGTTAGTCAGTGATGGAAAGCGAGGCACTGACGTCTAATTCCCGGATTCAATGTGCATCGTCCCCAACGGCAACCCGTACCAAACCCAAAGACCCACGGATGTCGATTTATTGCATTTCAGGAACAACCCTATCAATTAGTGGAAGATCTTATGTCGGTTAGCTTCATTTGTTTGTCTGCGACTAGCAACGAAGTACTCCAAAGCCATACTGCCTGAGGCACATAGTGGCACTCATTGAGCTGGCTAAGAAACCACTCGGAGTGTGTCAGTTGCATATTGATACAAATCATCAGTCCTACATCAGTCCTACATCAGTCACAAAAACTTGATCACAAACTGCAAGATGTATTTGATAATGTAGCTTTAGGAACTCAAATAAGGTAAAAAAGTATTTCCCTTGCTGACTTATGTTTTCATTCTTATTTTTAAGACTCCATTTTAGATAATAACCTACTTTTGATAAGCAAATGATCTGTGAAGAGTCCTTGTCCTCGAAGCACAGACACAAGCTGTCCACATAGAAATTGTCTACACGTACATTGCTGCAAGTTGTTTGATGGCATTCTGTTGATATGTCTCACAAGCCTCTCACTGTCTTATAAATTGTAGAAGGCAGTAGAGCTTAAGAACTTAGGTCTTGCTTTCTAAACTTGATCAAGGCTACAAGTTTAGCAATCGGATATGTCAAGTTTGCTTACCATTAACAGAGAAGTTTTTTCAGCTGTGGCTTCATGCAGTTCGCCTGAATATATCATCTCGGGGCTTGACTGATTGATCTCGCCTCCAAAGAGGCAGGGTCAGGCCATGTCAAATGTTTTCAGCTTCTTTCAAGCCTGAAATCAGAACATGCAAACACGTCTGTGCTTTCAACACAAAATCAGCTGTGCTTATCAATACTGCTACGGTCTACGAAGCAACTTGTGACACCGATTGTGGCGATAACTTCCTCATCAAGTGTTCAGGGATGACCAACAGCCTAAAATTTTACGGCGGCAATGGGACATCTAAAGCATTGCCAATGTCATACCATTTGTTCAAACAGTACACAGTCTCCGGGTACTTGGCGCAATTCCTCGGGGGACCGCTACATAGTCTTAAATTCCTTCTTTCAAATCGTCAATTGTAAGTTTTATTATTACTTATGCCTGTGTTCACACCAAACGCGCGTGCTGTGCTACTACTGCCATTGAAACAGTGACTCCACCAACATGGCGATGGGCTACCTTCTTTCATTGTCAACGCGATTTACCTTTCAGACTCGATGCATAATGCCACGATATTGTCAGGGGCGCTATACAGAGTGATGAGGTCAACAAAAGATAGGTAAAAAACAGGGGACTAAATTCATCTTTGGCCCTTCTATTCCTACGCATATGAAAAAGATGTCCTTTTATAGAGCCTTTCGAGATGGGCACTGATGCCCTCAAGCCCAACGCTAGGATGTCCAGAGGGTCTAAGAAGAGGTCTGTGTGCGGACCTCCATTGAACTGGTGATAGATGTCTCAATTCAAGTCTTCTAAATGGTAGAAAGTTAAAGCTCCCAGTGACACCTATATGAACTCGCCATACAGCGACAAGTGTGACGACGTTCAAGGCACACATCTACTCAATCCTGATAACAACTTTGCCGAAGTGCTTCTGGTCCCACTGGTATTGATAGGCCCTGCAATTTGTTAGCTTCCTGGAAGAATCATTTCGATATGAGTTTGTAATACTCTTTGAGATCCTCAAGCTTGAAGATGTTCTGGTCGATGACGGGCTTGATGTCGAAGGCCTCGACGGCTCGAATCTATCATTGTTAGTACACCTCTAACAGATTGGGAGGATTCCGGTGTCAGGAGGCGTCCGAGGCAGACAACGCTTTCCAAGCCACATACCATTGCTTCAAATTGTTCCCGGCTTCCAACAACAAGTGGCCTCACAATCGCCATACTGGCTAAAATTTGGGGGAAATCCACACCCTTTTCTCCCGGCCCGCCGACCCAACCAATGATACTGACCACACCGCCAATGGCAGCGGCTTTCAGACTCTCTGTCAAAGTCTTCGAGCCTCCAACCTCAATAACATGGTGGACACCTCCGGAGACCTTTTTTGCCTCGTCACCCCAGTTCGGGTTCGTCTTGTAGTTGATGACATGATCAGCCCCTAGCTTCTTCAGTGTCTCAGCCTtggctgaagaagaagttgTCGCAATGACTCGGGCACCTGCGGCCTTTGCAAACTGCAGAGCAGCGATGCTCACACCTCCTGTGCCCTGTGTTAGGACCCAGTCGCCGGGGACGACTGGCTTCAGCCCGTAGAGAGCATTCCACGCGGTGAGAGGGGCGCAGGAGAGTGTTCCGGCTTCTAAATAGCTGAGGTTCTCTGGCATGTATGACAGTCCATTCTCGTTGAAAATGCCGTACTGTTGGAAAGTGCCATCAATGGCTCCACCTAGCCCTGTCCCAAGGGATTTTAGGGTCACTTCCCCGTATTGATGGCCTTGACCGAACAGTGTAACAACCTTGGCACCTTTCTCAAATCGGGTGACTTTGGAACCCACTTCTACGACTTCCCCAGCTCCGTCAGAGCCTGGGACAATGTTCGGTGCCACAGGGAAAGGATAGTGACCCTGTGAGGTTTAGTACATAGTTCAGATGTTCTGGAAGGATAAATTACCAGTGCGATGATGACATCGCGGTAATTCACAGATGCCGCATGAAATTTAACCAACACATCGTTGGCGGTGAGCTCAGGGAGAATGCGGTCCTTTTGAAATTTGAGAGCGTCGAAGCTGCCATTGCCCTCAACCGTCCAGCCTTTGGTACTTCTTGTAGAAGACATGGTGAGTATTGTAGTTAATGATGAATCCCGCTTGTTTGCTGAAAGAGTAGAGTGAATTGCTCTGGCCTAGATGACCTACACAACTCACTTTAAGTCTTTATATAAGTTCATGATGTACTTACAACCTTCAGTTGATTATCAATATACGTCCTAATTGTGGGACGCGAGGAAAGAAGAAGTTGGACGCTATGGTAAAGTAAATTTGTCATCTTGCCTTTGTTTGCTGCCAAACAACAAGCTGCAGCGCAACTCCACTCAGAGGCGGTGCTACTTCTCCACTGAATAAACATTTTGCTCAACGCTATATGTAGTGCcccgccctcccctcccgtATTTATACGGCTCCAATTAACTTTCACCTTCACGCTACAATGCACATAGAGTGCCCCACTCTGCCTTTCCGTATCTATACGACTCTGACTCTACCTAATTCCGTCCAAGAACCAACCTCAACATACCTCTCCGAACAGGGCTTCTTATGGCGAGTGTGAACAGAAGACGCAAGCCGCACAGCAAATCTCGAGGCGGCTGTCTACAATGCAAAGAGCGACATGCCAAGGTACTGTGCGCCCTTCCTTCGCCTAGCTTGAAAGGATTTGTAGCCTAATTCCTTCAGTGCAATGAGGTCCACCCTCGATGTCGTCAATGTGATCGGGCCAATATCCCATGCAGCTTTTCATCGTCAAGCCTGACAGCCGTACCTCTTAATGAAGACAGTCTGGCCGATCTTGAGCTGCTAGAACACTGGCACCGCTATCCCATTGTAGGCGACCATACAGACACTGGACGGCGATTGCTATCCGACTTCGTGCGCTTAGGGTTCTCTCATCACTATGTACTGAACAGCATCCTTGGCCTCACGGCCCTGCACCTCTACAGTGAGGACAGGTCTCAGTCCAAGTGGTATGCGAGGGCTGTCGCGCACCACCAGGCCGCAATCAGTCGGGCGAAGCCGCATTTCCAGTCCCTCCACGAAACAAATTCTCAAGCCTTGCTAGGGTTTTCTGCATTCATGTCTATGTACGCAGTGGCAGAGCCATTTGTGCGGCCCCCCCGGCTACTCGCTCTGCAGGCAACGAAGTTCGACCCTCTGGAGGAGCTTCTGCGAGCTTACCAATTCACCAGAAGTGCCACGGCATTTGTGCGACAGAACTTTAATCCGGTTACAGTCTCGCAATCGTGGCTCCTGACGACCTTTGAGGTCCGTTTCAGGTCAGATTTGCTAGATCTAGAAACGGCCTATCCACGGATTCGGCCACTTCTAGCCTGCATCGAGCGTCGATCCGAAGGCAACCCAAGAGCTGCATGCTTCTCCGCCATTTCACAAATTTCCCGCCGAATCACAGCCCTCCTGGATAGACCCGACGACCCTGAAATGCCCAAAATCATTTGGTCCTGGGGACTCGAAGCCGACCAATTGTTTATGGACATGTGCTTAGCGCGGCAACCTGTGGCACTCGTTACCCTGGCCCACTTTACGATTCTGATGAGCTTGCACAGGGATCATTGGGGCCTCAGGGGCTGGCCTGAAGGTCTACTGAGACATATCAAGGGGCTTCTTGGAGACGAGTGGGAGTGTGCTGTACAATGGCCTTGTGACGTGGTATTTGGATCGGAGGTGGTTTCGTTCGGGCCAGCGATTGATAATCGCTTGGTTATTGAGATGTAGTAATTAAAATTCGGCTTGGGAGTTGAGGAGCGGGGGCTTGTTAGCCAGTGATTTACTTGCTGCTCTCGAGACTGCGGTCGAGCACAGCCTCGGAACCGGGGCCGGGTCAATCAGGGACCATGCATATTATGCAGGACCCATGTCACGCCTCTCTGTAACGTATTTATCTGGCCGTATCAATACGGCTAACTACCTCAAGGGGACAAGTAGACCACTTACCACCGATTTCCAAGCCCTCGTCCTCATTACCACACTCTCCAGTAGAGAACAATTCAAAGTCTTTGTAATAAAGTTTAATTAGTTATTGCTTTCTAAGCAACCCCGTACCTCTGTAGTCATGACCTCTTCGATCTTGACCATCAACTTCACAGAGCTCAAGTCCAGTTTAATAGTGTTTATAGCCAAAGAAGCTTCATAGAGTTATTAACTTGAGCTGAAAGCATAGCGCTGATCATGTACTAGTCTTGGGTAAACCACGACAAGTTATTTTTTGGAAGTCTATGTCCTTAGAACTGTGAATGCGGGTACACAGGAAAACATCATATCAAATCATGAGTCCGCAACCGAGGAAGGATCCTTCTAGAATCGTTATGTTACATATTCTCAGCCAAGTGACATCCACATTTAAATGACCAAAGGCGTTTCTAATTCAAGCAGCTCTGCAGGCTTTTTCTGACAAATCAATTGACAGGCATGTTGATGAAGGTCCATCTTTTTGGAGCGGCTGACCTTCTGTGAATAATAGCAAGCTACCCTAGAGAAAGTCTAAATCTTTCGTATTGA
This genomic interval from Colletotrichum higginsianum IMI 349063 chromosome 9, whole genome shotgun sequence contains the following:
- a CDS encoding Alcohol dehydrogenase; translation: MSSTRSTKGWTVEGNGSFDALKFQKDRILPELTANDVLVKFHAASVNYRDVIIALGHYPFPVAPNIVPGSDGAGEVVEVGSKVTRFEKGAKVVTLFGQGHQYGEVTLKSLGTGLGGAIDGTFQQYGIFNENGLSYMPENLSYLEAGTLSCAPLTAWNALYGLKPVVPGDWVLTQGTGGVSIAALQFAKAAGARVIATTSSSAKAETLKKLGADHVINYKTNPNWGDEAKKVSGGVHHVIEVGGSKTLTESLKAAAIGGVVSIIGWVGGPGEKGVDFPQILASMAIVRPLVVGSREQFEAMIRAVEAFDIKPVIDQNIFKLEDLKEAYQYQWDQKHFGKVVIRIE